A window of Elgaria multicarinata webbii isolate HBS135686 ecotype San Diego chromosome 2, rElgMul1.1.pri, whole genome shotgun sequence contains these coding sequences:
- the ZNF142 gene encoding zinc finger protein 142 isoform X2, with product MSRGAIATEPVGEDKMNALCQELLLPGPAVAGNEDNHGIPSENLAVGQSLLLTEASVVGTETAGVEIFVEAMAGTMSLSNPGNTTEVLVKVVELYFCERCGQSFSDPSLLSEHECVELSRGQLTSLPQLQELSLDLTSSDLAGPEEQPNDHQAPVQNVLDGSRQAPEFCTELLLCPICQGEFALPTALKEHFKDHHKPQGPQVCPEEGCHFSSRDRKQLRGHLRRVHQVSPVACTYRGCPVLFRSQEDMELHHRSHFPFHCSRCDFISANTKQFGQHRRSHLQEATQQQEAVLQAGADAESAEHTFATIMRKGRTDHLLLNTGAEVLCKAENSLKVQSGWEVTEMEPDLGVHVGSNAGPPEDLGTLAKDDNSGNGGDQLLDEEEEEEEEEEEGFGKGASSKTTNTLLLKGDVAENSKCLFKTHMCPECKRCFKKRTHLVEHLHLHFPDPRLQCPNCQKFFTSKSKLKIHMMRETGEKAHRCPLCHYSSVEKNALNRHMASMHENISNFYSDVYSCPVCKETFKLSHALKEHLKSHKDEPKQLSCFQAGCSYCTEDRKEFQRHVREAHGIKAVECKYYACSLLFPTTEVMEAHRKTHYAFHCQQCDFICSNKHIFRKHKKQGHPGSEQLQCSFCPFATFNSVEFHDHVGKMHASEKIHKCTECNFATAHKRVLIRHMLLHTGEKPHKCQMCDFTCRDVSYLSKHMLTHSDDKNYMCTDCGYVTKWKHYLNVHMRKHTGDLRYQCSQCPYRCHRADQLSSHKLRHQGKSLICEVCGFACKRKYELQKHMQAKHSQDYQMPVFQCQYCSYQTQYKQALLNHENCKHTKQREFRCALCPYRTFSNTSLFFHKRKAHGYVPGDKGWQENYASRELEASSTEVLLSYNLAVALHADSGPSLPGREPWHGKAKPLLSEAQGGSCHQEALGVPLLGNEGHTERVEEEDVGGQGHCKADAAPSEELSMEAPSESSGEPDGASKPVPSCTLILEPLCDSDSALEQLAREMPTALPENGEDLNCRGAEPAYEVLGSRDSIILENGEPALEDIPDFVEEEEEEEEEEEVVEISGDGGLELEKDAGSGAGENSGEKVALQDVADRKADEQGLELWQAPPSPEQGEGCRQLSVQEAWLQPDSFQPDSSREASLTPEDALLPSKEGSQSELVLKALRRQDKEQAETLVLEGRVQMLVVQSESRVFKCEKCSYITRKEKSMLVHCKAGCQSKKCPLTCHECGAIFKQQRGLNTHLLKKCPVLMKKNSAKTVCVDRTAAVQPSSTSLKMTEADTNRASEEAEVNTLQDASWRGEVTQPSAAHLHAKPSPDVPETVAEEPLSDTAASPASGHTDRYYLEQGKFRCKGCAFVCSRLSTIRSHVEDGCRGLEQFCCPVCSKPFRSKRALKIHQSEGHVEAPAPRPLEGSSVPRAPEEGDGRISCEETGRTDELAGATPPPPGPPRKRRRFSCPTCPFTCHQERALKTHKKRGCLKLGEFRCTLCPFTSKAAAALRLHRQHHWKYCSARPQLACRQCDFTCKQDRCLRQHVRIKHDGVKPHKCPYCAFSTTRRYRLDAHQSLHTGVGRIACPACGQTFGTNSKLRIHRLRVHEKKPTHFCPLCDYSGYIQNDITRHVNSCHRGELNFACSHCEARFSSETALKQHVLRQHEEKVSYGCPRCAFVCHSEATLKCHAQKQHPHLECATCKETLATREELEEHKKLHFSHRCHLCSFAAKERQQLVSHYVEAHESSGTEERPLRCSFCDFGCHHQLVFDHHMKGHGGTRVYKCSDCKYTTKNKQKITWHIRIHTGEKPYKCHQCQYACADPSRLKYHMRIHKEERKYLCPECGYKCKWVNQLKYHMTKHTGVKPYQCDECDYCTNRADALRIHKETRHREARSFICEQCGKAFKTRFLLKTHLKKHSEEKPYVCNVCYRGFRWAAGLRHHYLTHTNAHPFFCRYCSYKAKQKFQVIKHLQRHHPEQSGTEGDLSQGVGKDPSTLTVHLHDVQLEISPSKHPGEGEAQVSPHG from the exons ATGAgcagaggagcaatagcaacagAGCCTGTGGGAGAAGACAAGATGAATGCTCTTTGCCAGGAGCTGTTGCTCCCTGGCCCAGCAGTTGCAGGGAATGAGGACAACCATGGGATCCCCAGTGAGAACCTAGCAGTGGGACAGAGCTTGCTCTTAACAGAGGCTTCTGTGGTAGGAACAGAAACAGCTGGTGTTGAAATATTTGTAGAAGCCATGGCTGGCACCATGTCCCTCAGCAATCCTGGCAACACTACAG AGGTCTTGGTCAAAGTGGTGGAACTCTATTTCTGTGAACGATGTGGGCAGAGCTTCTCTGATCCCAGCCTGCTTTCCGAGCATGAATGCGTGGAGCTTTCCAGAGGACAACTCACAAGTCTCCCTCAGCTCCAGGAGCTATCACTAGACCTTACTAGTTCAGACCTAGCCGGACCTGAAGAGCAACCAAATGACCACCAGGCACCGGTGCAGAACGTGCTGGATGGAAGCAGGCAGGCCCCCGAATTCTGCACCGAGCTCCTCCTTTGCCCCATTTGCCAGGGGGAGTTTGCCCTGCCGACTGCGCTGAAGGAGCACTTCAAGGACCACCACAAACCCCAGGGGCCCCAAGTCTGCCCTGAGGAGGGCTGTCACTTCAGCTCAAGGGATCGCAAGCAGCTCCGGGGCCACTTGCGGCGGGTCCACCAGGTGTCTCCAGTAGCCTGTACCTACCGCGGCTGCCCGGTCTTGTTCCGAAGCCAAGAAGACATGGAGCTTCACCACAGAAGCCACTTCCCATTCCACTGTAGCCGTTGCGACTTCATCAGCGCCAACACCAAGCAGTTTGGGCAGCACAGGCGCAGCCACCTGCAGGAGGCCACACAGCAGCAGGAAGCGGTGCTGCAGGCAGGAGCGGATGCTGAGAGCGCTGAGCACACCTTCGCCACCATAATGAGAAAGGGACGGACTGATCATCTCCTTCTGAACACAG GGGCAGAAGTTCTGTGCAAAGCAGAGAATTCTCTCAAAGTTCAGAGTGGCTGGGAGGTGACTGAAATGGAGCCTGACCTGGGAGTGCACGTTGGTAGCAATGCTGGGCCTCCCGAAGACCTAGGAACATTGGCCAAAGATGACAACTCTGGCAATGGAGGGGACCAATTATTggatgaggaggaagaagaggaggaggaggaggaggagggctttggCAAGGGAGCATcttccaaaacaacaaacaccctGCTGCTCAAAG GAGATGTGGCCGAGAACTCCAAATGCCTGTTCAAGACCCACATGTGTCCAGAGTGCAAGCGTTGCTTCAAGAAGCGGACTCACCTGGTGGAACACCTTCACCTACACTTCCCAGACCCCAGGCTGCAGTGCCCAAACTGCCAGAAGTTCTTCACCAGCAAGAGTAAGCTGAAGATCCACATGATGCGTGAGACGGGGGAGAAGGCCCACCGCTGTCCACTCTGCCACTACAGTTCCGTTGAGAAGAACGCCCTCAACAGGCACATGGCCAGCATGCACGAGAACATCTCCAATTTCTATTCTGATGTCTACTCCTGTCCTGTGTGCAAGGAGACGTTTAAGCTCAGCCATGCCCTCAAGGagcatctgaagagccacaaggACGAGCCCAAGCAACTGAGCTGCTTCCAGGCAGGCTGCAGCTACTGCACTGAGGACCGCAAGGAGTTCCAGCGGCATGTCAGGGAGGCGCATGGCATTAAAGCCGTGGAGTGCAAGTACTATGCCTGCTCCCTGCTCTTCCCCACCACCGAGGTCATGGAGGCACACCGTAAAACACACTATGCCTTCCACTGCCAGCAGTGTGACTTCATCTGTTCCAATAAGCACATCTTCCGTAAGCATAAGAAGCAAGGCCATCCGGGAAGCGAACAGCTCCAGTGCAGCTTCTGCCCCTTTGCCACATTTAACTCCGTGGAATTCCATGACCATGTTGGCAAGATGCATGCCAGTGAGAAGATACACAAATGCACTGAATGCAACTTCGCCACTGCGCATAAGAGGGTCCTCATCCGCCACATGCTGCTCCACACAG GAGAGAAGCCTCACAAATGCCAGATGTGCGACTTCACTTGCCGAGATGTGAGCTACCTTTCCAAACATATGCTGACCCACTCTGATGATAAGAACTACATGTGCACGGATTGTGGCTATGTGACAAAGTGGAAGCACTACCTGAACGTTCACATGCGGAAGCACACAGGAGATCTCAG GTACCAATGCAGCCAGTGCCCCTATCGCTGCCACCGGGCTGACCAGCTGAGCAGCCACAAGCTGCGCCACCAGGGCAAGTCCCTGATCTGCGAGGTGTGTGGCTTTGCCTGCAAGCGCAAGTACGAGCTGCAGAAGCACATGCAGGCCAAGCATTCCCAGGACTACCAGATGCCCGTCTTCCAGTGCCAGTACTGCAGCTACCAGACCCAATACAAGCAGGCCCTGCTGAACCATGAGAACTGCAAGCACACCAAGCAGAGGGAGTTCCGCTGTGCCCTGTGCCCTTACCGGACCTTCAGCAACACCAGCCTCTTCTTCCACAAGCGCAAGGCCCACGGCTACGTGCCGGGGGACAAGGGCTGGCAGGAGAACTACGCCAGCAGGGAGCTGGAGGCCAGCTCCACCGAGGTGCTGCTCAGCTATAACCTTGCCGTGGCCCTGCATGCCGACTCTGGTCCCTCCCTGCCAGGGAGAGAGCCGTGGCATGGCAAAGCCAAGCCCCTTCTTTCGGAGGCCCAGGGGGGGAGTTGCCACCAGGAGGCGCTTGGCGTGCCTCTCCTTGGGAATGAAGGCCACACTGAGAGGGTGGAGGAAGAAGACGTGGGAGGACAAGGCCACTGCAAGGCAGATGCGGCCCCTTCAGAAGAACTTTCCATGGAAGCACCttcggagagctcgggggaaccGGACGGTGCCAGCAAACCGGTTCCGAGTTGCACCCTGATCTTGGAGCCCCTGTGTGACTCGGACTCCGCTCTGGAGCAGCTGGCCAGGGAGATGCCCACAGCTCTGCCAGAGAATGGGGAGGATCTGAACTGCAGGGGAGCGGAACCGGCCTATGAAGTGTTAGGCTCCAGGGATTCCATCATCCTGGAGAATGGCGAGCCTGCCCTCGAAGATATCCCTGACttcgtggaggaggaggaggaggaggaggaagaggaggaggtggttgAGATCTCTGGGGATGGAGGGTTGGAGCTGGAGAAAGACGCTGGTTCTGGTGCCGGGGAGAATAGTGGAGAAAAAGTTGCTCTGCAGGATGTGGCGGATCGGAAGGCTGATGAGCAGGGCTTGGAGCTTTGGCAGGCGCCGCCCAGCCCAGAGCAGGGAGAGGGGTGTAGACAGTTGAGTGTACAAGAGGCTTGGTTACAGCCAGACTCTTTCCAACCTGATTCCAGCCGCGAGGCTTCCCTCACTCCAGAAGATGCACTTCTCCCTTCCAAAGAGGGTTCCCAGTCAGAGTTGGTGCTTAAAGCTTTAAGGAGGCAGGACAAGGAGCAAGCAGAAACCCTGGTCCTGGAAGGGAGGGTGCAGATGTTGGTGGTTCAGTCTGAGAGCCGGGTCTTCAAGTGTGAAAAATGCTCCTACATCACCAGGAAGGAGAAGTCCATGTTGGTGCACTGCAAAGCTGGCTGCCAGAGCAAGAAATGCCCCTTGACATGCCACGAGTGTGGAGCCATCTTCAAGCAGCAGAGAGGGCTGAACACCCATCTCCTGAAGAAGTGCCCAGTCCTCATGAAGAAGAACAGTGCAAAAACAGTCTGCGTAGACCGGACTGCTGCTGTGCAGCCCAGCAGCACGAGCCTGAAAATGACCGAGGCAGACACAAACAGAGCCTCGGAGGAGGCAGAGGTGAACACACTGCAAGACGCTTCTTGGAGAGGAGAAGTGACGCAGCCCTCGGCTGCCCATCTGCACGCTAAGCCATCTCCGGATGTCCCTGAAACTGTGGCGGAAGAACCTTTGTCGGACACGGCGGCCAGTCCTGCCAGCGGCCACACGGATCGCTACTACCTGGAGCAGGGCAAATTCCGCTGCAAAGGCTGCGCCTTCGTCTGCTCACGCCTATCCACCATCCGCTCCCACGTGGAGGACGGCTGCCGCGGCTTGGAGCAGTTCTGCTGTCCCGTGTGCTCGAAGCCCTTCCGCTCTAAGAGGGCCCTCAAGATCCACCAGTCAGAGGGACACGTGGAAGCTCCTGCCCCGAGGCCGCTTGAAGGGTCCAGCGTCCCCAGGGCCCCGGAGGAAGGCGACGGACGAATCAGCTGCGAGGAGACGGGCCGGACTGACGAGCTGGCGGGGGCCACGCCTCCCCCTCCAGGCCCCCCGCGCAAGAGGCGGCGCTTCTCCTGCCCCACCTGCCCTTTCACGTGCCACCAGGAGCGCGCCCTGAAGACCCACAAGAAGCGGGGCTGCCTGAAGCTGGGCGAGTTCCGCTGCACGCTCTGCCCCTTCACCTCCAAGGCCGCGGCGGCCCTCCGGCTCCACCGCCAGCACCACTGGAAGTACTGCAGCGCCCGGCCCCAGCTGGCCTGCCGCCAGTGCGACTTCACCTGCAAGCAGGACCGCTGCCTGCGGCAGCACGTCCGCATCAAGCACGACGGCGTGAAGCCCCACAAGTGCCCGTACTGCGCCTTCAGCACCACCCGGCGCTACCGGCTGGACGCCCACCAGTCCTTGCACACGGGCGTGGGCCGCATCGCCTGCCCGGCCTGCGGCCAGACCTTTGGCACCAACTCCAAGCTGCGCATCCACCGCCTGCGGGTCCACGAGAAGAAGCCCACCCACTTCTGTCCGCTCTGCGACTACAGCGGCTACATTCAGAACGACATCACCCGCCACGTCAACAGCTGCCACCGAGGGGAGCTGAACTTCGCGTGCTCGCACTGCGAGGCCCGCTTCAGCTCGGAAACGGCCCTCAAGCAGCACGTGCTGCGGCAGCACGAGGAGAAGGTCTCCTACGGTTGCCCTCGCTGTGCCTTCGTGTGCCACAGCGAGGCTACCCTCAAGTGCCACGCCCAGAAGCAGCATCCGCACCTGGAGTGCGCGACCTGCAAGGAGACTCTGGCCACCCGCGAGGAGCTGGAGGAGCACAAGAAGCTGCACTTCAGCCATCGTTGCCACCtctgcagcttcgcagccaaggAGCGGCAGCAGCTGGTGAGCCACTACGTGGAGGCCCACGAGTCCTCCGGGACCGAGGAGCGGCCCCTGCGGTGCTCCTTCTGTGACTTCGGCTGCCATCACCAGCTGGTCTTTGACCACCACATGAAGGGCCACGGCGGCACTCGCGTCTACAAGTGCTCCGACTGCAAGTACACCACCAAGAACAAGCAGAAGATCACCTGGCACATCCGCATCCATACAGGGGAAAAGCCTTACAAGTGCCACCAGTGCCAGTATGCCTGCGCTGACCCTTCCCGCCTCAAG TATCACATGCGCAtccacaaggaggagaggaagtACCTCTGCCCAGAATGTGGCTACAAGTGCAAGTGGGTGAATCAGCTGAAGTACCACATGACGAAGCATACAG GGGTCAAGCCATACCAGTGTGATGAGTGCGACTACTGCACCAACCGTGCCGATGCCCTGCGCATCCACAAGGAGACCCGCCATCGCGAGGCCCGCTCTTTTATCTGTGAGCAGTGTGGGAAGGCCTTCAAGACCCGCTTCCTCCTCAAGACGCACCTGAAGAAGCACAGCGAGGAGAAGCCCTACGTCTGCAACGTCTGCTACCGTGGCTTCCGGTGGGCGGCTGGCTTGCGGCATCACTATCTTACGCACACCAACGCGCACCCCTTCTTCTGCCGCTACTGCAGCTACAAGGCCAAGCAGAAGTTCCAAGTGATCAAGCATTTGCAAAGGCACCACCCTGAGCAGAGTGGAACAGAGGGGGACCTCAGCCAAGGGGTGGGCAAGGACCCCAGTACGCTGACTGTCCATCTGCATGATGTTCAGCTTGAGATTTCCCCCTCCAAGCACCCAGGAGAAGGTGAGGCACAGGTGTCACCCCATGGCTAA
- the ZNF142 gene encoding zinc finger protein 142 isoform X3, producing the protein MCPECKRCFKKRTHLVEHLHLHFPDPRLQCPNCQKFFTSKSKLKIHMMRETGEKAHRCPLCHYSSVEKNALNRHMASMHENISNFYSDVYSCPVCKETFKLSHALKEHLKSHKDEPKQLSCFQAGCSYCTEDRKEFQRHVREAHGIKAVECKYYACSLLFPTTEVMEAHRKTHYAFHCQQCDFICSNKHIFRKHKKQGHPGSEQLQCSFCPFATFNSVEFHDHVGKMHASEKIHKCTECNFATAHKRVLIRHMLLHTGEKPHKCQMCDFTCRDVSYLSKHMLTHSDDKNYMCTDCGYVTKWKHYLNVHMRKHTGDLRYQCSQCPYRCHRADQLSSHKLRHQGKSLICEVCGFACKRKYELQKHMQAKHSQDYQMPVFQCQYCSYQTQYKQALLNHENCKHTKQREFRCALCPYRTFSNTSLFFHKRKAHGYVPGDKGWQENYASRELEASSTEVLLSYNLAVALHADSGPSLPGREPWHGKAKPLLSEAQGGSCHQEALGVPLLGNEGHTERVEEEDVGGQGHCKADAAPSEELSMEAPSESSGEPDGASKPVPSCTLILEPLCDSDSALEQLAREMPTALPENGEDLNCRGAEPAYEVLGSRDSIILENGEPALEDIPDFVEEEEEEEEEEEVVEISGDGGLELEKDAGSGAGENSGEKVALQDVADRKADEQGLELWQAPPSPEQGEGCRQLSVQEAWLQPDSFQPDSSREASLTPEDALLPSKEGSQSELVLKALRRQDKEQAETLVLEGRVQMLVVQSESRVFKCEKCSYITRKEKSMLVHCKAGCQSKKCPLTCHECGAIFKQQRGLNTHLLKKCPVLMKKNSAKTVCVDRTAAVQPSSTSLKMTEADTNRASEEAEVNTLQDASWRGEVTQPSAAHLHAKPSPDVPETVAEEPLSDTAASPASGHTDRYYLEQGKFRCKGCAFVCSRLSTIRSHVEDGCRGLEQFCCPVCSKPFRSKRALKIHQSEGHVEAPAPRPLEGSSVPRAPEEGDGRISCEETGRTDELAGATPPPPGPPRKRRRFSCPTCPFTCHQERALKTHKKRGCLKLGEFRCTLCPFTSKAAAALRLHRQHHWKYCSARPQLACRQCDFTCKQDRCLRQHVRIKHDGVKPHKCPYCAFSTTRRYRLDAHQSLHTGVGRIACPACGQTFGTNSKLRIHRLRVHEKKPTHFCPLCDYSGYIQNDITRHVNSCHRGELNFACSHCEARFSSETALKQHVLRQHEEKVSYGCPRCAFVCHSEATLKCHAQKQHPHLECATCKETLATREELEEHKKLHFSHRCHLCSFAAKERQQLVSHYVEAHESSGTEERPLRCSFCDFGCHHQLVFDHHMKGHGGTRVYKCSDCKYTTKNKQKITWHIRIHTGEKPYKCHQCQYACADPSRLKYHMRIHKEERKYLCPECGYKCKWVNQLKYHMTKHTGVKPYQCDECDYCTNRADALRIHKETRHREARSFICEQCGKAFKTRFLLKTHLKKHSEEKPYVCNVCYRGFRWAAGLRHHYLTHTNAHPFFCRYCSYKAKQKFQVIKHLQRHHPEQSGTEGDLSQGVGKDPSTLTVHLHDVQLEISPSKHPGEGEAQVSPHG; encoded by the exons ATGTGTCCAGAGTGCAAGCGTTGCTTCAAGAAGCGGACTCACCTGGTGGAACACCTTCACCTACACTTCCCAGACCCCAGGCTGCAGTGCCCAAACTGCCAGAAGTTCTTCACCAGCAAGAGTAAGCTGAAGATCCACATGATGCGTGAGACGGGGGAGAAGGCCCACCGCTGTCCACTCTGCCACTACAGTTCCGTTGAGAAGAACGCCCTCAACAGGCACATGGCCAGCATGCACGAGAACATCTCCAATTTCTATTCTGATGTCTACTCCTGTCCTGTGTGCAAGGAGACGTTTAAGCTCAGCCATGCCCTCAAGGagcatctgaagagccacaaggACGAGCCCAAGCAACTGAGCTGCTTCCAGGCAGGCTGCAGCTACTGCACTGAGGACCGCAAGGAGTTCCAGCGGCATGTCAGGGAGGCGCATGGCATTAAAGCCGTGGAGTGCAAGTACTATGCCTGCTCCCTGCTCTTCCCCACCACCGAGGTCATGGAGGCACACCGTAAAACACACTATGCCTTCCACTGCCAGCAGTGTGACTTCATCTGTTCCAATAAGCACATCTTCCGTAAGCATAAGAAGCAAGGCCATCCGGGAAGCGAACAGCTCCAGTGCAGCTTCTGCCCCTTTGCCACATTTAACTCCGTGGAATTCCATGACCATGTTGGCAAGATGCATGCCAGTGAGAAGATACACAAATGCACTGAATGCAACTTCGCCACTGCGCATAAGAGGGTCCTCATCCGCCACATGCTGCTCCACACAG GAGAGAAGCCTCACAAATGCCAGATGTGCGACTTCACTTGCCGAGATGTGAGCTACCTTTCCAAACATATGCTGACCCACTCTGATGATAAGAACTACATGTGCACGGATTGTGGCTATGTGACAAAGTGGAAGCACTACCTGAACGTTCACATGCGGAAGCACACAGGAGATCTCAG GTACCAATGCAGCCAGTGCCCCTATCGCTGCCACCGGGCTGACCAGCTGAGCAGCCACAAGCTGCGCCACCAGGGCAAGTCCCTGATCTGCGAGGTGTGTGGCTTTGCCTGCAAGCGCAAGTACGAGCTGCAGAAGCACATGCAGGCCAAGCATTCCCAGGACTACCAGATGCCCGTCTTCCAGTGCCAGTACTGCAGCTACCAGACCCAATACAAGCAGGCCCTGCTGAACCATGAGAACTGCAAGCACACCAAGCAGAGGGAGTTCCGCTGTGCCCTGTGCCCTTACCGGACCTTCAGCAACACCAGCCTCTTCTTCCACAAGCGCAAGGCCCACGGCTACGTGCCGGGGGACAAGGGCTGGCAGGAGAACTACGCCAGCAGGGAGCTGGAGGCCAGCTCCACCGAGGTGCTGCTCAGCTATAACCTTGCCGTGGCCCTGCATGCCGACTCTGGTCCCTCCCTGCCAGGGAGAGAGCCGTGGCATGGCAAAGCCAAGCCCCTTCTTTCGGAGGCCCAGGGGGGGAGTTGCCACCAGGAGGCGCTTGGCGTGCCTCTCCTTGGGAATGAAGGCCACACTGAGAGGGTGGAGGAAGAAGACGTGGGAGGACAAGGCCACTGCAAGGCAGATGCGGCCCCTTCAGAAGAACTTTCCATGGAAGCACCttcggagagctcgggggaaccGGACGGTGCCAGCAAACCGGTTCCGAGTTGCACCCTGATCTTGGAGCCCCTGTGTGACTCGGACTCCGCTCTGGAGCAGCTGGCCAGGGAGATGCCCACAGCTCTGCCAGAGAATGGGGAGGATCTGAACTGCAGGGGAGCGGAACCGGCCTATGAAGTGTTAGGCTCCAGGGATTCCATCATCCTGGAGAATGGCGAGCCTGCCCTCGAAGATATCCCTGACttcgtggaggaggaggaggaggaggaggaagaggaggaggtggttgAGATCTCTGGGGATGGAGGGTTGGAGCTGGAGAAAGACGCTGGTTCTGGTGCCGGGGAGAATAGTGGAGAAAAAGTTGCTCTGCAGGATGTGGCGGATCGGAAGGCTGATGAGCAGGGCTTGGAGCTTTGGCAGGCGCCGCCCAGCCCAGAGCAGGGAGAGGGGTGTAGACAGTTGAGTGTACAAGAGGCTTGGTTACAGCCAGACTCTTTCCAACCTGATTCCAGCCGCGAGGCTTCCCTCACTCCAGAAGATGCACTTCTCCCTTCCAAAGAGGGTTCCCAGTCAGAGTTGGTGCTTAAAGCTTTAAGGAGGCAGGACAAGGAGCAAGCAGAAACCCTGGTCCTGGAAGGGAGGGTGCAGATGTTGGTGGTTCAGTCTGAGAGCCGGGTCTTCAAGTGTGAAAAATGCTCCTACATCACCAGGAAGGAGAAGTCCATGTTGGTGCACTGCAAAGCTGGCTGCCAGAGCAAGAAATGCCCCTTGACATGCCACGAGTGTGGAGCCATCTTCAAGCAGCAGAGAGGGCTGAACACCCATCTCCTGAAGAAGTGCCCAGTCCTCATGAAGAAGAACAGTGCAAAAACAGTCTGCGTAGACCGGACTGCTGCTGTGCAGCCCAGCAGCACGAGCCTGAAAATGACCGAGGCAGACACAAACAGAGCCTCGGAGGAGGCAGAGGTGAACACACTGCAAGACGCTTCTTGGAGAGGAGAAGTGACGCAGCCCTCGGCTGCCCATCTGCACGCTAAGCCATCTCCGGATGTCCCTGAAACTGTGGCGGAAGAACCTTTGTCGGACACGGCGGCCAGTCCTGCCAGCGGCCACACGGATCGCTACTACCTGGAGCAGGGCAAATTCCGCTGCAAAGGCTGCGCCTTCGTCTGCTCACGCCTATCCACCATCCGCTCCCACGTGGAGGACGGCTGCCGCGGCTTGGAGCAGTTCTGCTGTCCCGTGTGCTCGAAGCCCTTCCGCTCTAAGAGGGCCCTCAAGATCCACCAGTCAGAGGGACACGTGGAAGCTCCTGCCCCGAGGCCGCTTGAAGGGTCCAGCGTCCCCAGGGCCCCGGAGGAAGGCGACGGACGAATCAGCTGCGAGGAGACGGGCCGGACTGACGAGCTGGCGGGGGCCACGCCTCCCCCTCCAGGCCCCCCGCGCAAGAGGCGGCGCTTCTCCTGCCCCACCTGCCCTTTCACGTGCCACCAGGAGCGCGCCCTGAAGACCCACAAGAAGCGGGGCTGCCTGAAGCTGGGCGAGTTCCGCTGCACGCTCTGCCCCTTCACCTCCAAGGCCGCGGCGGCCCTCCGGCTCCACCGCCAGCACCACTGGAAGTACTGCAGCGCCCGGCCCCAGCTGGCCTGCCGCCAGTGCGACTTCACCTGCAAGCAGGACCGCTGCCTGCGGCAGCACGTCCGCATCAAGCACGACGGCGTGAAGCCCCACAAGTGCCCGTACTGCGCCTTCAGCACCACCCGGCGCTACCGGCTGGACGCCCACCAGTCCTTGCACACGGGCGTGGGCCGCATCGCCTGCCCGGCCTGCGGCCAGACCTTTGGCACCAACTCCAAGCTGCGCATCCACCGCCTGCGGGTCCACGAGAAGAAGCCCACCCACTTCTGTCCGCTCTGCGACTACAGCGGCTACATTCAGAACGACATCACCCGCCACGTCAACAGCTGCCACCGAGGGGAGCTGAACTTCGCGTGCTCGCACTGCGAGGCCCGCTTCAGCTCGGAAACGGCCCTCAAGCAGCACGTGCTGCGGCAGCACGAGGAGAAGGTCTCCTACGGTTGCCCTCGCTGTGCCTTCGTGTGCCACAGCGAGGCTACCCTCAAGTGCCACGCCCAGAAGCAGCATCCGCACCTGGAGTGCGCGACCTGCAAGGAGACTCTGGCCACCCGCGAGGAGCTGGAGGAGCACAAGAAGCTGCACTTCAGCCATCGTTGCCACCtctgcagcttcgcagccaaggAGCGGCAGCAGCTGGTGAGCCACTACGTGGAGGCCCACGAGTCCTCCGGGACCGAGGAGCGGCCCCTGCGGTGCTCCTTCTGTGACTTCGGCTGCCATCACCAGCTGGTCTTTGACCACCACATGAAGGGCCACGGCGGCACTCGCGTCTACAAGTGCTCCGACTGCAAGTACACCACCAAGAACAAGCAGAAGATCACCTGGCACATCCGCATCCATACAGGGGAAAAGCCTTACAAGTGCCACCAGTGCCAGTATGCCTGCGCTGACCCTTCCCGCCTCAAG TATCACATGCGCAtccacaaggaggagaggaagtACCTCTGCCCAGAATGTGGCTACAAGTGCAAGTGGGTGAATCAGCTGAAGTACCACATGACGAAGCATACAG GGGTCAAGCCATACCAGTGTGATGAGTGCGACTACTGCACCAACCGTGCCGATGCCCTGCGCATCCACAAGGAGACCCGCCATCGCGAGGCCCGCTCTTTTATCTGTGAGCAGTGTGGGAAGGCCTTCAAGACCCGCTTCCTCCTCAAGACGCACCTGAAGAAGCACAGCGAGGAGAAGCCCTACGTCTGCAACGTCTGCTACCGTGGCTTCCGGTGGGCGGCTGGCTTGCGGCATCACTATCTTACGCACACCAACGCGCACCCCTTCTTCTGCCGCTACTGCAGCTACAAGGCCAAGCAGAAGTTCCAAGTGATCAAGCATTTGCAAAGGCACCACCCTGAGCAGAGTGGAACAGAGGGGGACCTCAGCCAAGGGGTGGGCAAGGACCCCAGTACGCTGACTGTCCATCTGCATGATGTTCAGCTTGAGATTTCCCCCTCCAAGCACCCAGGAGAAGGTGAGGCACAGGTGTCACCCCATGGCTAA